A portion of the Flavobacterium limnophilum genome contains these proteins:
- a CDS encoding RteC domain-containing protein produces MFKDIIESFNDTCNTILGASETMLTKASNGILACNKTLAELKEIVDKKDFNTVPEEIDFFKNVKPIPMSLLIYFTEVRSCELRMPKAGNTYKIQFLQKELRKINKFFHRNADFVHYMEQGYSYLDHQFFTRNHRNNFPFTPMTDYYQFPEFSTSQDMLWAKVKAMYRFIHYIRQALKRLKVHDSDIFEERRHKVLVWTGPKTALTELIYALFSNGAINHGAADINTITDSFEDFFNIKLENVYKTYSEIKARKSSKTKFLEELTLNLQQKIAREDS; encoded by the coding sequence ATGTTTAAAGATATAATTGAATCATTTAACGACACTTGCAACACAATTCTGGGAGCAAGTGAAACGATGCTGACCAAGGCCAGCAATGGAATCTTGGCATGCAACAAAACGTTGGCCGAATTAAAGGAAATAGTGGACAAGAAGGATTTTAATACCGTTCCAGAGGAAATTGATTTTTTCAAAAATGTCAAACCAATCCCCATGAGTTTATTAATTTACTTCACTGAAGTCCGTTCCTGTGAATTAAGGATGCCTAAAGCGGGTAATACCTATAAAATTCAATTCCTTCAAAAAGAATTGCGAAAAATCAACAAGTTCTTTCATCGCAATGCCGATTTTGTCCATTATATGGAACAAGGATACAGCTATCTGGATCATCAATTCTTTACCCGAAACCACCGAAACAATTTCCCGTTTACACCAATGACGGACTATTACCAGTTTCCAGAATTTTCAACTTCTCAAGATATGCTCTGGGCTAAAGTAAAAGCAATGTATCGGTTCATTCACTATATCCGCCAAGCACTGAAAAGGCTGAAAGTGCATGATTCCGATATTTTTGAAGAAAGAAGACACAAAGTATTGGTATGGACAGGACCAAAAACAGCTCTGACGGAATTAATCTATGCCTTATTTTCGAATGGGGCAATCAATCACGGCGCAGCGGACATCAACACGATTACGGATTCCTTTGAAGATTTTTTCAACATCAAATTGGAAAACGTATACAAAACCTACTCTGAAATAAAAGCACGCAAAAGCAGCAAGACCAAATTTTTGGAGGAGTTGACCTTAAATTTACAGCAAAAAATAGCCCGAGAGGATTCTTAA
- a CDS encoding DUF6520 family protein codes for MKTSIVKMILPMAVFALAITGAFASHAENVAKKRAPAAIQGWLPVAGACNQSIQCSDTGNMLCKTSSNQQVFGKNEAGDCEVELYRPSN; via the coding sequence ATGAAAACGAGTATTGTAAAAATGATCCTGCCAATGGCGGTATTTGCATTGGCCATTACTGGAGCTTTTGCCTCCCATGCCGAGAATGTTGCCAAAAAAAGAGCCCCTGCCGCCATTCAAGGTTGGCTTCCAGTTGCAGGAGCCTGTAATCAATCCATCCAGTGTAGTGATACCGGCAATATGCTGTGTAAAACTTCCTCCAATCAACAAGTTTTTGGAAAAAACGAAGCTGGAGATTGCGAAGTGGAATTGTACAGACCAAGCAATTAA
- a CDS encoding helix-turn-helix domain-containing protein, whose amino-acid sequence MDKPSNQAQIVTIHQMLFEMARGNFNSRIPLSTNNDENDEMETLIVLINMVAEEMKESFFNFGFVNSHSTHQFITQTTILLDKNYYIKSFTPELILLLGYAESELMNQPLTDIIATTSVEQIEKLFETSIPEVVTLDFTRKDQLPISVSCSVGRLIKSSEIILNLFTPKKADTYYPMAFKKEDEKQLKTRKVDAFLIQKLYDYILAHLEEPLPSLKILARKFGTNEHKLKDGFRYFFKTSIYQFYNEERLKRACFMIEHTQIPLKNISIMNGFNNYPNFSKSFKKRFGFSPYEVKRNEVEFTPQQED is encoded by the coding sequence ATGGATAAACCTTCTAATCAAGCGCAAATTGTTACTATACATCAAATGCTGTTTGAAATGGCCAGAGGTAATTTCAATAGTCGTATTCCTTTAAGTACCAATAATGATGAAAATGATGAAATGGAAACATTAATTGTCTTAATCAATATGGTTGCGGAGGAAATGAAGGAGTCCTTTTTTAATTTTGGTTTTGTTAATTCTCATAGTACCCATCAGTTTATAACTCAAACTACAATTCTACTTGATAAAAATTACTACATTAAAAGTTTTACACCAGAATTAATTCTTCTTTTGGGTTATGCTGAAAGTGAATTGATGAATCAGCCATTAACCGATATTATTGCAACGACTTCAGTGGAACAAATCGAAAAATTATTCGAGACTTCAATACCTGAGGTTGTGACTTTAGATTTTACCAGAAAAGACCAACTGCCAATTTCTGTTTCTTGTAGTGTTGGAAGATTAATTAAAAGTTCGGAAATTATATTGAATCTTTTTACTCCTAAAAAGGCTGATACTTATTATCCAATGGCTTTCAAAAAGGAAGATGAAAAACAATTAAAAACCAGAAAAGTTGATGCATTTTTAATTCAGAAATTATATGATTATATTTTGGCCCATCTTGAAGAGCCACTTCCTTCATTAAAAATACTGGCCAGGAAATTTGGTACTAATGAGCACAAATTGAAAGATGGTTTTCGTTATTTTTTTAAAACCAGCATTTATCAATTTTATAATGAAGAGCGTTTGAAAAGGGCTTGTTTTATGATAGAACACACCCAAATACCTTTGAAAAATATATCAATAATGAATGGTTTTAATAATTACCCCAATTTTTCGAAATCCTTTAAAAAACGTTTTGGTTTCTCCCCTTATGAAGTCAAGCGAAATGAAGTTGAATTTACCCCTCAACAAGAAGATTAG
- a CDS encoding helix-turn-helix domain-containing protein has product MNIDRMEFLAWMERIMDRFDILNEHMNNVHKQRNNIDGEELLDNQDLLQMLKISNRSLQRYRSTGKLPYYTISGKLYYKLSDIHQFIRDSFNAPLKKTKDKT; this is encoded by the coding sequence ATGAATATCGACAGAATGGAATTTTTGGCATGGATGGAGCGTATCATGGATCGCTTTGATATCCTAAATGAACATATGAACAATGTTCACAAACAACGAAATAACATTGATGGAGAAGAATTACTCGATAATCAGGATCTACTCCAGATGCTAAAAATAAGTAATCGCTCACTTCAGCGTTACCGCTCAACAGGTAAATTACCTTATTACACAATCAGTGGAAAGCTTTATTATAAATTATCTGATATTCATCAGTTTATACGAGATAGTTTTAATGCTCCTTTAAAAAAAACAAAAGACAAAACGTGA
- a CDS encoding restriction endonuclease subunit S codes for MNWAMQSNYKPIGNYIRLVDERNKGLKVKALLGLSISKQFIKSVANIIGTDMENYKIIRKSQFACSTMQVRRDRKMPVALYTEDEPAIISQAYPIFEIIDTDELLPEYLMMWFTRSEFDREACFHAVGGVRGSLEWEDFCGMKLPIPSPEKQLEIVREYKVIRNRITLNNQLISKLEETAQTLYKQWFVDFEFPDEKGKPYKSNCGKMVWCEELEKEIPEGWNYNNLGSLIETINGYAFKSDEFYDVGKYPILKIKNIKAPYVYIQEDTQYFMGNLPKTLNRIIITKGDILISMTGSGANQLNSAVGQVGKYYFNFPSLLNQRVSKLSPVHSYYKEFVYQYVSSKEIQTELLNGSTGSANQANISPGQIKDLKILIPHENILMKFSIMSNAIDNFKSLEMIDKLEELNVLLLAKMTKVETEKGLV; via the coding sequence ATGAATTGGGCTATGCAATCGAATTATAAGCCGATAGGTAATTACATTCGTCTGGTTGACGAACGGAACAAGGGATTAAAAGTAAAAGCATTGTTAGGACTTAGTATTTCCAAGCAGTTTATAAAATCTGTTGCCAATATCATTGGAACAGATATGGAGAATTACAAAATCATACGCAAAAGTCAATTTGCTTGTAGCACTATGCAGGTAAGACGTGACAGGAAAATGCCTGTTGCGTTATATACAGAAGATGAACCGGCTATCATATCACAAGCTTATCCAATTTTCGAAATAATAGATACGGACGAACTTTTGCCTGAATATTTAATGATGTGGTTTACTCGTTCAGAATTTGATAGAGAAGCTTGTTTTCATGCTGTTGGTGGTGTGAGAGGAAGTTTGGAATGGGAAGATTTTTGTGGTATGAAATTACCTATTCCGTCTCCCGAAAAACAACTAGAAATAGTCCGTGAATACAAAGTCATTCGAAACCGTATTACCCTCAATAATCAACTTATTTCTAAACTCGAAGAAACTGCCCAAACGCTTTACAAACAATGGTTTGTGGATTTTGAGTTTCCTGATGAAAAAGGGAAGCCTTATAAAAGTAATTGTGGAAAAATGGTCTGGTGTGAAGAATTGGAGAAGGAAATTCCTGAGGGGTGGAATTACAACAACTTAGGGAGTTTGATTGAAACTATTAATGGATATGCATTTAAGAGCGATGAATTTTATGATGTTGGAAAATATCCAATTTTAAAAATAAAAAACATAAAAGCTCCATATGTATATATCCAAGAAGATACTCAATATTTTATGGGTAATCTACCTAAAACCCTTAATAGAATTATTATTACAAAGGGCGATATCCTTATATCAATGACGGGATCAGGAGCAAATCAATTAAATTCAGCAGTTGGTCAAGTAGGTAAATATTACTTTAATTTTCCATCGCTGTTAAACCAAAGAGTAAGCAAACTATCTCCAGTCCATTCTTATTATAAAGAGTTTGTTTATCAATATGTCTCCTCCAAAGAAATTCAGACTGAACTGTTGAATGGATCCACAGGAAGTGCAAATCAAGCAAATATTTCCCCAGGTCAAATAAAAGATTTAAAAATATTAATTCCACATGAAAACATATTAATGAAATTTTCAATAATGTCTAATGCAATAGACAATTTTAAAAGTCTAGAAATGATTGATAAACTTGAAGAATTGAATGTTTTATTGTTAGCCAAAATGACAAAAGTTGAAACTGAAAAGGGATTGGTTTAA
- a CDS encoding aminotransferase class V-fold PLP-dependent enzyme: MSLNTNCIEESFDLSKKSSKLEDYFSPFRENIIGKDQEFESPYGIKKIIYADWTASGRLYLPIEEKMLKEIGPYTANTHTETSITGSVMTHAYHNARNIIKEHVNASEEDVLITTGTGMTGAINKFQRILGIKLNENLKETTAVPEEKRPIVFISHMEHHSNQTSWLETTAKVRVIAADENGLPSLNDLKRLLEEHKDRPIKIAAVTACSNVTGIRTNYQEIARLMHQHKGLCFVDFACSAPYVPMDMHPDDERYLDAITFSPHKFLGGPGTSGVLIFHKKLYKNLVPDNPGGGTVTYTNPWGGHDYIDDIETREDGGTPGFLQTIRIALAIKLKDEMGIQNILDREHELNAIIFNRLSIIENLKILAPDHTERLGVFSFYIEDAHYNLIVKLLNDKFGIQTRGGCSCAGTYGHYLLNVDHDTSKSIEQKILEGCLIDRPGWIRMSIHPAMTNAEIEFICNSIGYVATHFKEWGSDYTYDAVKNEFIHINKRNIENEIIQNWFRL; the protein is encoded by the coding sequence ATGAGTTTGAATACTAATTGTATTGAAGAGTCTTTTGATTTGAGTAAAAAATCATCCAAATTGGAGGATTATTTTTCTCCCTTTAGAGAAAATATTATTGGTAAGGATCAAGAATTTGAATCCCCTTATGGAATCAAAAAAATAATTTACGCTGATTGGACAGCCAGCGGTAGACTTTATTTGCCAATAGAAGAAAAAATGCTCAAGGAGATTGGTCCCTACACAGCCAATACCCACACCGAAACTTCCATTACAGGAAGTGTGATGACACATGCCTATCATAATGCAAGAAACATTATCAAAGAGCATGTCAATGCTTCGGAAGAAGATGTTTTAATTACGACTGGAACTGGAATGACTGGTGCCATCAACAAGTTTCAGCGGATATTGGGCATTAAACTCAACGAGAATTTAAAGGAAACTACCGCAGTGCCAGAGGAAAAACGCCCGATTGTTTTTATTTCTCACATGGAACATCATTCCAATCAGACTTCTTGGCTAGAGACCACTGCCAAAGTTCGGGTTATTGCAGCTGATGAAAATGGATTGCCAAGTCTTAATGATCTTAAAAGATTGTTGGAGGAACATAAAGACCGTCCAATAAAAATTGCGGCAGTAACGGCCTGCTCCAATGTGACAGGAATTAGAACCAATTATCAAGAAATTGCTCGATTAATGCATCAGCACAAAGGTTTGTGTTTTGTGGATTTTGCCTGTTCTGCTCCTTATGTTCCTATGGACATGCATCCCGATGATGAGCGATATTTGGATGCCATTACTTTTTCTCCCCATAAATTTTTAGGAGGGCCTGGAACTTCTGGTGTTTTAATTTTTCATAAAAAACTGTATAAAAATTTAGTACCTGATAATCCTGGAGGAGGAACGGTAACATACACAAATCCGTGGGGAGGCCACGATTACATTGATGACATAGAAACCCGCGAAGACGGTGGAACTCCCGGTTTTCTGCAAACCATCCGAATAGCACTTGCCATAAAGTTAAAAGATGAAATGGGAATTCAAAACATTCTCGATAGAGAGCACGAACTTAATGCCATTATTTTCAATAGGCTTTCAATAATTGAAAATTTGAAAATACTTGCTCCAGACCATACGGAAAGACTTGGCGTATTTTCATTTTACATTGAAGATGCTCATTATAATTTAATTGTCAAATTGCTGAATGATAAATTTGGGATTCAAACCAGAGGAGGCTGTTCGTGTGCGGGAACTTATGGGCATTATCTTTTAAATGTGGATCACGATACCTCAAAATCCATTGAACAAAAAATCTTGGAAGGCTGCCTTATCGATCGCCCGGGATGGATTCGGATGTCCATACATCCTGCAATGACCAATGCTGAAATTGAGTTCATCTGTAATTCAATCGGATATGTGGCAACTCATTTTAAAGAATGGGGAAGTGACTACACCTATGATGCTGTTAAAAATGAATTTATTCATATCAATAAAAGAAATATTGAAAATGAAATTATTCAAAATTGGTTTAGACTTTAG
- a CDS encoding type I restriction-modification system subunit M yields MSKQVTPKQAKPKKEKSIEETLWDSANKLRGTVESSEYKHVVLGLIFLKFASDKFEERRKELITDGKEKYLEMKEFYNMSNIFFLPEESRWSFIIENSKQSDIALKIDTALHTIEKNNPALKGALPDNYFSRLNMDVSKLAALLDTINNIDTIKDKQTDIVGRVYEYFLSKFALAEGKGKGEFYTPKSIVNLIAEMIEPYKGVIYDPACGSGGMFVQSIKFIENHHGNKKEISIYGQEYTATTYKLAKMNLAIRGISANLGDVAADTFGRDQHPDLKADYIMANPPFNQKDWRASDELVDDPRWRGYDIPPTSNANYAWILNMVSKLSENGVAGFILANGALSGGGEEYKIRRKLIENDLVEAIVILPQNMFYTTNISVTLWILNKNKKARTVHLPDETRNYRDRQNEILFMDLREVGIPFEKKFIQFSEKNIKDVTGAYHNWQANLSQYKDVPEFCYSASFETIVAKDFSLVPSKYITFVNRDENIDFDDKMIALQTEFSELLRAETKSKNDLLNVFNELGYAIEL; encoded by the coding sequence ATGTCCAAACAAGTTACCCCAAAACAAGCTAAACCCAAAAAAGAAAAAAGCATCGAAGAAACCCTTTGGGACTCCGCCAACAAACTAAGAGGAACCGTCGAATCATCAGAATACAAGCACGTAGTACTGGGGTTGATTTTCCTGAAATTTGCCAGTGACAAGTTTGAAGAACGACGTAAGGAATTGATAACTGATGGAAAAGAGAAATATCTTGAGATGAAGGAATTCTACAATATGTCGAACATTTTCTTTTTGCCGGAGGAATCCCGTTGGTCGTTTATTATCGAAAATTCCAAGCAAAGCGATATTGCCCTGAAGATAGACACCGCTTTGCATACCATAGAAAAGAACAATCCTGCCCTGAAAGGCGCTTTGCCGGACAATTATTTCTCTCGCCTGAATATGGATGTGAGCAAATTGGCGGCTTTGTTGGATACCATCAACAATATTGACACGATCAAGGACAAGCAGACTGATATTGTGGGTCGCGTGTATGAATATTTTCTGAGCAAGTTTGCCTTGGCCGAAGGAAAAGGGAAAGGTGAATTCTACACTCCAAAAAGTATCGTAAACCTCATCGCCGAAATGATAGAACCTTACAAAGGGGTTATCTATGACCCCGCTTGCGGTTCTGGTGGCATGTTTGTGCAATCCATCAAGTTTATTGAAAACCACCACGGGAACAAAAAAGAAATTTCCATTTACGGACAGGAATATACGGCCACTACTTATAAACTGGCCAAAATGAACCTAGCCATTCGCGGTATTTCGGCGAATTTGGGTGATGTGGCAGCCGACACTTTTGGTCGTGACCAACACCCCGATTTGAAAGCCGATTATATAATGGCCAACCCTCCTTTTAACCAAAAAGACTGGAGAGCCAGTGATGAACTGGTAGATGATCCTCGCTGGAGAGGCTATGATATTCCGCCAACCAGCAATGCCAACTATGCCTGGATTCTGAATATGGTAAGTAAATTGTCCGAAAACGGCGTAGCCGGTTTTATCTTGGCCAATGGTGCCCTTTCTGGCGGTGGCGAAGAATACAAAATTCGAAGAAAACTGATTGAAAACGATTTGGTGGAAGCCATTGTGATTTTGCCACAAAATATGTTTTATACCACCAATATCAGCGTCACGCTCTGGATTCTGAACAAAAACAAAAAAGCCAGAACAGTTCACTTGCCGGATGAAACCCGAAACTACCGTGACAGACAAAATGAAATTCTTTTTATGGATTTGCGAGAAGTGGGGATTCCATTTGAGAAAAAGTTTATTCAGTTTTCAGAGAAAAATATTAAAGATGTAACTGGAGCTTACCATAATTGGCAAGCTAATTTAAGTCAATACAAAGATGTTCCCGAATTTTGTTATTCGGCTTCATTTGAAACGATAGTTGCTAAAGATTTTTCTTTGGTACCCAGCAAATACATCACTTTTGTAAATCGCGATGAGAATATTGATTTTGATGATAAGATGATCGCTTTACAAACCGAGTTTTCAGAACTCTTGAGAGCCGAAACGAAGTCTAAAAACGATTTGTTAAACGTATTTAATGAATTGGGCTATGCAATCGAATTATAA
- a CDS encoding aminotransferase class I/II-fold pyridoxal phosphate-dependent enzyme: MAKIKHNNFIDTVDEVLSGAKKEGVLHLYAENKILTGRTIQIKGKEMFHFGTTGYLGLEQDDRLKEAAIQAIRNYGTQFPLSKSYISHPLYSELESKIEQMYGIPAIVTKNSTLGHLAVIPTLIRDEDAVIMDHQVHWSVQNACQLLKLRGIPVEMIRHSNLEMLEDKIKQLATKCNLIWYIADGVYSMFGDYAPIQELLNLTKKYPQLHLYFDDVHGMSWKGENGTGFVFDVLKELPENIVVVGTLSKTFGASGATFFCKNQKLRDKIKNFGGPLTFSAQLEPASVGAAIASADIHLSPEIIIRQQDLADKIAYFNQLLSEGNLPIISKNDSPVFFLGMGTPLTAYNFVHRLFKEGFFLNLGIYPAVPIKNTGIRITLSAHNHKQDIKALAEAMEFHFPKALEETNNSEYKIRKAFGMPVEKLEVISETQMQELIIEEKNTIADMSKSDWNLWMGKENIFDWEGMMYLENSFKQNPDPTNQWDFYYYTVKDSLGTILLMTFCTYGLWKDDMLATESVSIQLEELRKTNPLYLTSKVLSMGSLFTEGKHYYINQEHPLAEKAVKVLLDKLEEKYNALNADMLVLRDFEEDNKFDKTIQEQGYFKINMPESCVVENKSWTTYEEYAKELSPRSRKHFSKEILPFERHFDVVIKDKLDNTEIERAYQLYNNVKNNNYAINTFRYGMEVFENMNKSPNWEFILLALHNDTETPFVGVMFCYKNCNNTYVPELVGMDYKWAKEYQLYRQLLFQTIKRANALQFPKIDFGVSASFEKRKLGAKIIPKVAYIQARDNYAMEVMNTMQNDFKSLK; the protein is encoded by the coding sequence ATGGCAAAAATCAAACACAATAACTTCATCGATACAGTTGATGAAGTTTTATCGGGAGCAAAAAAAGAAGGTGTTTTACATCTATATGCAGAAAACAAAATTTTAACGGGTAGAACCATCCAAATCAAGGGTAAAGAAATGTTTCATTTCGGTACAACTGGATACCTTGGATTGGAACAAGACGACCGACTCAAAGAAGCAGCAATTCAAGCAATCCGAAATTATGGTACGCAATTCCCGCTTTCAAAATCCTATATTTCTCATCCGCTGTATAGCGAACTAGAAAGTAAAATCGAACAAATGTATGGCATCCCAGCCATCGTTACCAAAAATAGTACTTTAGGACATCTTGCCGTTATACCGACATTGATTCGGGATGAAGATGCGGTTATTATGGATCATCAAGTGCATTGGAGCGTTCAAAATGCTTGTCAATTACTGAAGTTGAGAGGAATTCCCGTGGAAATGATTCGTCACAGTAATTTGGAAATGTTGGAAGACAAGATCAAACAGCTGGCAACAAAATGTAACCTAATCTGGTATATAGCAGACGGTGTGTATTCGATGTTTGGAGATTATGCTCCAATACAAGAATTACTGAACTTGACTAAAAAATACCCTCAACTCCACCTCTATTTTGATGATGTCCATGGCATGAGCTGGAAAGGGGAAAATGGTACTGGTTTTGTTTTTGATGTCCTCAAGGAGCTCCCTGAAAACATTGTGGTAGTGGGAACTTTAAGTAAAACCTTTGGAGCTAGTGGCGCCACATTTTTTTGTAAAAACCAGAAACTAAGGGATAAAATTAAAAACTTTGGAGGTCCCTTAACGTTCTCGGCACAATTAGAGCCTGCTTCTGTGGGAGCTGCAATTGCTTCTGCCGACATCCACTTATCTCCTGAAATAATAATTCGCCAACAAGACTTGGCCGATAAAATCGCCTATTTTAACCAATTACTCTCTGAAGGAAACCTTCCCATAATTTCAAAAAATGATTCTCCAGTTTTCTTCTTGGGAATGGGAACGCCACTAACGGCTTATAATTTTGTACATCGTTTGTTCAAGGAGGGCTTCTTTCTGAACTTGGGAATTTATCCCGCAGTACCCATCAAGAATACAGGAATTAGAATTACCCTTTCGGCTCACAATCACAAACAAGACATTAAAGCATTGGCAGAAGCAATGGAATTCCATTTCCCCAAAGCATTGGAGGAAACGAACAACTCTGAATACAAAATAAGGAAAGCTTTTGGAATGCCTGTCGAAAAATTAGAAGTGATTTCAGAAACTCAAATGCAAGAACTCATCATTGAAGAAAAAAACACCATCGCTGATATGTCAAAATCAGATTGGAATCTTTGGATGGGAAAAGAAAATATTTTCGATTGGGAGGGAATGATGTATTTGGAAAACTCGTTTAAACAGAATCCAGACCCAACAAACCAATGGGATTTTTATTATTATACGGTCAAGGACAGTCTGGGCACCATACTTCTAATGACCTTTTGTACTTATGGTCTTTGGAAAGACGACATGTTGGCAACGGAATCCGTTTCCATACAACTGGAAGAACTAAGAAAAACAAACCCTCTTTATCTCACTTCAAAAGTACTGAGTATGGGGTCTTTGTTTACCGAAGGAAAACACTACTACATCAATCAAGAACATCCATTGGCTGAAAAAGCAGTGAAAGTACTGTTGGATAAATTGGAAGAAAAATACAATGCTTTAAATGCCGATATGCTGGTGTTGCGAGACTTTGAAGAAGACAACAAATTCGACAAAACAATACAAGAACAAGGTTATTTCAAAATAAATATGCCTGAATCCTGTGTCGTTGAAAACAAAAGCTGGACTACTTACGAGGAATACGCAAAAGAATTGTCCCCACGTTCCCGAAAACATTTCAGTAAAGAAATTTTGCCATTTGAAAGACATTTTGATGTGGTAATAAAAGACAAATTGGACAACACAGAAATCGAAAGAGCCTATCAACTGTACAATAACGTCAAAAATAATAACTATGCCATCAATACATTTCGCTACGGTATGGAAGTTTTTGAAAACATGAATAAAAGTCCCAACTGGGAATTTATCTTGTTGGCCTTGCATAACGACACAGAAACCCCGTTCGTTGGAGTAATGTTTTGCTACAAAAACTGTAATAATACTTATGTTCCCGAACTGGTGGGAATGGACTATAAATGGGCAAAAGAATACCAGCTCTATAGACAACTCCTGTTTCAAACCATTAAACGAGCCAATGCATTGCAGTTCCCAAAAATAGACTTTGGAGTATCGGCCTCCTTTGAAAAAAGAAAATTGGGCGCCAAAATAATTCCAAAAGTAGCTTATATTCAAGCTAGAGACAATTATGCCATGGAAGTAATGAATACGATGCAAAACGATTTTAAATCCCTCAAATAA
- a CDS encoding MauE/DoxX family redox-associated membrane protein, whose translation MKLAAKTQNLIVEIIALLYVLLFVYAAVSKILDFENFQVQLGQSPLLSAFAHWVAFGTPFLELFIVLLLVFPKCRLTGLYAAFSLMVLFSTYIVVILNFSSFVPCSCGGILENMSWTQHLVFNIFFVVLAIVGIYMLTAFETDPSSTKMNRLWIVISALFVGSVAIVMLLFVTSEEIIHHRNPFVRRFIPHRINKQHQEDLGYNSYYFAGTGKGTIYLGNYTDPSRITVLDSTLKNRKQYTIQLDNVNFPFRSIQVKVVPPYFYVLDGTVPCIFKGAIGNWKANLIRYRNIHFSAAAIMHNDVIAIRTRDTQKRENTLGVIQFGNPAKVQLAPKLLQKQIDGVFDTDGSLHYSQALQKLVYVYYYRNQFIVSDPHLKLIYRGKTIDTNSVAKLKIAYLPERGIKQFSAPPFTVNVSSSVFNNLLFVHSNLEGKFESQKMWEQASVVDVYDIVENSYQFSFYVYHHNRQKMRSFVVTDSHLFALIDNQIVAYSLGDLFKNKSRNSQ comes from the coding sequence ATGAAATTAGCTGCCAAGACACAAAACCTTATTGTCGAGATTATTGCACTTCTTTATGTATTGTTGTTTGTTTATGCAGCAGTGAGCAAAATTTTGGATTTTGAAAACTTTCAGGTGCAATTGGGACAATCACCCTTATTGAGTGCTTTTGCCCATTGGGTTGCTTTTGGCACTCCTTTTCTTGAGCTATTCATTGTCTTGTTGTTGGTGTTTCCAAAATGTCGTTTGACGGGGCTTTATGCGGCTTTTAGTTTAATGGTTCTGTTCAGTACTTATATTGTCGTCATTTTGAATTTCAGTTCTTTTGTTCCTTGTTCTTGTGGAGGCATTCTTGAAAACATGAGCTGGACACAACATCTCGTCTTCAATATTTTCTTTGTTGTTTTGGCTATAGTAGGAATTTATATGTTGACAGCTTTCGAGACTGACCCAAGTTCCACAAAAATGAATCGTCTTTGGATTGTGATTTCGGCTTTATTTGTTGGCAGTGTTGCCATCGTCATGCTGCTTTTCGTGACTTCCGAAGAAATTATCCATCATCGTAATCCTTTTGTTCGTCGCTTTATTCCACATCGCATCAACAAACAACATCAAGAGGATCTGGGTTACAACTCGTATTATTTTGCCGGTACTGGAAAGGGTACAATTTATCTGGGGAATTATACCGACCCTTCACGAATTACGGTTTTGGACTCTACCTTAAAAAATAGAAAACAATACACGATCCAGCTTGATAACGTGAATTTTCCTTTTCGTTCCATTCAAGTCAAAGTAGTTCCTCCTTATTTTTATGTTCTTGACGGCACAGTTCCCTGTATTTTTAAAGGAGCCATTGGAAATTGGAAAGCTAACTTAATTAGGTATCGAAATATCCATTTTTCAGCGGCAGCAATAATGCACAACGATGTCATTGCCATACGAACTCGCGATACCCAAAAAAGAGAAAATACCCTAGGTGTTATCCAATTTGGGAATCCTGCCAAGGTACAGTTGGCACCCAAATTATTGCAAAAACAAATTGACGGTGTTTTTGATACAGATGGCAGTTTGCATTATAGTCAAGCATTGCAAAAGCTGGTTTATGTGTATTATTATAGAAATCAATTTATTGTTTCAGACCCCCATCTTAAATTAATTTATCGTGGAAAGACCATTGACACCAATAGTGTGGCCAAATTAAAAATAGCTTATTTGCCTGAACGGGGCATAAAGCAATTTTCGGCGCCACCATTTACCGTCAATGTCTCCAGTTCGGTATTTAACAATTTACTTTTTGTCCACTCCAATTTGGAAGGGAAATTTGAATCCCAAAAAATGTGGGAGCAGGCTTCCGTAGTTGATGTTTATGATATTGTGGAAAATTCATATCAGTTCAGCTTTTATGTTTACCACCATAATCGTCAAAAAATGAGAAGTTTCGTTGTTACCGATTCGCATTTGTTTGCCTTGATAGACAATCAAATTGTTGCTTATTCGCTTGGAGATTTATTTAAAAATAAATCGAGAAATTCCCAATAG